The following are encoded in a window of Mycobacterium sp. ELW1 genomic DNA:
- a CDS encoding Gfo/Idh/MocA family oxidoreductase yields MIRILLIGAGAVVEELYQFPLQRLEKAKAVEVLGVVDPNESRGRQIASKFKRARAYPDCAAAFRDGSYDLAIIASPPALHAEHACAAFEHGCHVLCEKPMTTTVADADRMNAAAAKANRTLGVAYPRRFYSNFADVARLVANGDLGDDLEFTYREGGTYGWKAATDAAFRRERSGGGVLLDIGVHMLDQLAWIFGDPVVTRSFDDSFEGGVETNSLLSLVFPRGRGVMQVSWEYPLNNGLRIRGSSGEVILDNADIRTYRRKTPRGWSLVPAETSWPADLAPTGGKRNRPAGYGPCFEAELIAMLRCIRYGEVFPVTGVQAASVQAAIDQAYERAEPLECPWLPEDEQVAARAKHWKAGQPQ; encoded by the coding sequence ATGATCCGTATCCTCCTGATCGGTGCAGGAGCCGTGGTTGAGGAGCTCTACCAATTCCCTTTGCAGCGACTGGAAAAGGCGAAGGCCGTCGAGGTCTTGGGCGTCGTCGACCCCAACGAATCACGAGGGCGCCAGATCGCGTCGAAGTTCAAGCGGGCGCGCGCCTACCCTGACTGCGCGGCGGCGTTTCGGGACGGCTCATACGATCTCGCCATCATCGCCTCACCGCCCGCTCTGCATGCCGAGCATGCGTGTGCGGCATTCGAACACGGTTGCCATGTGCTGTGCGAGAAGCCCATGACGACAACGGTGGCCGATGCAGATCGCATGAACGCGGCAGCAGCGAAAGCCAACAGGACGCTGGGGGTGGCGTATCCCCGGCGGTTCTACTCGAATTTCGCCGACGTCGCACGACTCGTCGCAAACGGCGACCTCGGGGATGACCTCGAGTTCACCTACCGCGAGGGGGGCACCTATGGCTGGAAGGCGGCCACCGACGCCGCATTCCGACGCGAACGTTCCGGCGGCGGCGTGCTGCTGGACATCGGCGTGCACATGCTGGATCAGTTGGCCTGGATTTTTGGCGATCCGGTGGTAACTCGCTCATTCGACGACAGTTTCGAAGGGGGAGTCGAGACTAATTCGCTTCTGTCGCTGGTGTTTCCGCGAGGCCGCGGCGTCATGCAGGTCAGCTGGGAGTACCCGCTGAATAATGGTCTGCGGATCCGGGGTTCCTCAGGTGAGGTGATTCTGGACAATGCCGACATTCGCACCTATCGCCGCAAGACCCCGCGGGGATGGTCGCTGGTACCGGCCGAGACATCGTGGCCCGCGGACCTTGCGCCAACGGGCGGCAAGCGGAACCGGCCCGCCGGTTACGGCCCGTGCTTCGAGGCCGAGTTGATCGCCATGCTCAGATGCATTCGCTACGGCGAAGTATTTCCCGTGACCGGCGTCCAGGCCGCGAGTGTGCAAGCCGCCATTGACCAGGCCTACGAGCGAGCCGAGCCGCTGGAGTGCCCCTGGCTGCCGGAAGACGAACAGGTGGCCGCGCGGGCCAAGCACTGGAAGGCCGGTCAGCCGCAATGA
- a CDS encoding LLM class flavin-dependent oxidoreductase, which translates to MTVPLSILDLSPISCGSDAATALHNTVDLARHAEQWGYRRYWVAEHHFVAVASSAPAVLIGQIAAATERIRVGAAAVQLGYTTALAVVESFGMLEQFYPGRIDLGLGRSGQRRREVECGEQPPQDALPWREVDGVVVPTAFDTRTLLASPQMRALSTVLTQPEAVPPDFADQVGEVLALLDGSHTVQDFPVHAVPGERSGLIPWIFGSSRGQSAEVAGARGLPFVASYHITPSSALDAVEAYRAAFSPSPQLSQPHVVVSADVLVADDSATAHHLAKPFGRWVYSIRAQGGAVPYPDPDTVEPLTGEERAVVEDRLATQFVGDAEEVADKLAALQRVTDADELVVTTATHRHADRLRSYELLAKRWGVTA; encoded by the coding sequence ATGACCGTCCCGCTGTCGATCCTCGATCTGTCGCCCATCAGCTGCGGAAGTGATGCCGCCACCGCGCTGCACAACACGGTCGATCTTGCTCGGCACGCAGAACAGTGGGGCTACCGCCGGTATTGGGTGGCCGAGCACCACTTCGTCGCGGTCGCGAGTTCGGCGCCGGCCGTGCTCATCGGTCAGATCGCCGCGGCCACCGAACGGATCCGGGTCGGTGCCGCCGCTGTGCAACTCGGGTACACCACCGCGCTGGCGGTCGTCGAGAGCTTCGGCATGCTCGAACAGTTCTACCCCGGGCGCATCGACCTGGGGCTCGGGCGCTCGGGCCAACGCCGACGAGAGGTCGAGTGTGGCGAGCAGCCGCCGCAGGACGCCCTGCCGTGGCGCGAAGTGGACGGTGTCGTCGTGCCGACCGCGTTCGACACCCGGACATTGCTCGCCAGCCCGCAGATGCGGGCGCTGTCAACCGTTCTCACCCAACCAGAAGCTGTGCCGCCCGACTTCGCCGACCAGGTAGGCGAGGTCCTCGCGCTGCTCGACGGTAGCCACACCGTGCAGGATTTCCCGGTTCACGCGGTGCCGGGGGAGCGTTCGGGCCTGATCCCGTGGATCTTCGGCAGCAGCAGGGGTCAGAGTGCCGAGGTGGCCGGTGCGCGGGGTCTGCCATTCGTGGCGAGTTATCACATCACTCCCAGCTCGGCACTGGACGCGGTGGAAGCCTATCGGGCCGCCTTCAGCCCGTCACCGCAGCTGTCGCAACCACACGTGGTGGTCTCGGCCGATGTCCTCGTCGCCGACGATTCCGCCACCGCGCACCATCTGGCGAAGCCGTTCGGGCGGTGGGTGTATTCCATCCGGGCACAAGGTGGGGCGGTGCCGTATCCAGACCCCGACACCGTCGAGCCGCTGACCGGCGAGGAGCGCGCCGTGGTCGAGGACCGGCTCGCCACCCAATTCGTCGGCGACGCCGAGGAGGTGGCCGACAAGCTGGCCGCTCTGCAGCGGGTCACCGACGCCGACGAGTTGGTGGTGACCACCGCGACTCATCGGCATGCCGACCGGCTGCGCTCGTACGAACTATTGGCCAAACGGTGGGGTGTCACGGCATGA
- a CDS encoding NAD(P)-dependent oxidoreductase: MKPIAIIGAGGFVGARLIERAELRGDIPLVPIVRSPRSQGRLARFGIRTVHGDASDPASLVPLLKGCGTVVNLTMGDDKRTVGDAQSIHAACQKADVPLFVHMSSAEVFGRAETHGLNDDSVPDGKHWMEYAQAKSAAEAWLRSQSAGPVQTVILRPGLIWGPGSGWLVEPAKALIDGTAYLLNGGRGMCNLIHVDNLIEHLVQLAKSAAPRSDVFNIADNETLTWADYYRAIAHEVGVDPSTIRLLGDAKYDESNFQKIQQILNIAPARAIKRRLSAGTKGRLKQQLQDRISPPITEPQPIEPEPTVTKQLWWLQGTARKLPSTKFAEQYPELQLKPFDELMTAAGKWLRFAGFENSDRT; encoded by the coding sequence ATGAAACCCATCGCCATCATCGGGGCCGGGGGCTTCGTCGGCGCCCGTCTCATAGAACGTGCCGAACTTCGCGGCGACATACCCCTCGTGCCCATCGTCCGATCCCCGCGCAGTCAGGGTCGGTTGGCGCGGTTCGGCATTCGCACCGTGCATGGTGATGCTTCCGATCCGGCATCTCTGGTTCCGCTACTGAAGGGGTGCGGAACGGTGGTGAACCTGACCATGGGAGACGACAAGCGCACGGTCGGCGACGCTCAGTCCATTCACGCCGCATGCCAGAAGGCGGACGTTCCCCTGTTCGTGCACATGAGTTCCGCTGAGGTATTCGGACGGGCAGAGACTCACGGTCTGAACGACGATTCGGTACCAGATGGAAAGCACTGGATGGAGTACGCCCAGGCGAAATCCGCTGCCGAAGCGTGGTTGCGCTCCCAGTCCGCCGGGCCGGTGCAGACAGTAATCCTGCGACCGGGACTGATCTGGGGACCAGGGTCGGGATGGCTCGTGGAGCCGGCCAAGGCGTTGATTGACGGCACTGCCTACCTGCTGAACGGCGGGCGCGGGATGTGCAATCTGATCCACGTGGACAACCTCATCGAGCACCTGGTTCAACTGGCGAAGTCCGCTGCGCCCCGCTCCGATGTCTTCAACATCGCCGACAACGAGACGCTCACCTGGGCCGATTACTATCGCGCCATTGCACACGAGGTGGGCGTTGATCCATCGACGATACGTCTGCTTGGCGATGCAAAGTACGACGAGAGCAACTTCCAGAAAATCCAGCAGATCCTCAACATTGCGCCGGCCCGCGCTATCAAACGTCGACTCAGCGCCGGCACCAAAGGCCGGCTGAAGCAGCAGTTGCAGGATCGCATCTCGCCACCGATTACCGAACCTCAGCCCATCGAGCCCGAACCTACTGTCACCAAACAGCTTTGGTGGCTTCAAGGCACCGCAAGGAAACTACCGTCGACCAAGTTCGCCGAGCAGTATCCCGAGCTGCAGCTCAAGCCGTTTGATGAACTGATGACCGCAGCCGGAAAGTGGCTGCGCTTCGCCGGTTTCGAGAATTCGGACCGCACTTAG
- a CDS encoding oligosaccharide flippase family protein, giving the protein MAPPNFARNTLLGAISGAAVTLSGFVGSAIAARLLGPDDLGVVAYIIWCITLTVAVATVGSDVVQQRFIPSLRAMGRDDEVAALVGAILRLSVAVAIVAAVVLFFYLDGPGRGALTGLSDTSQIVVIAVALTWFICWRLSDLYLYNLRGEQQFDKLARISSVSALLRVTTTVLGAWLFGVPGALAGNIAATILPARRALPLLRNKPRVRPDLRQEVFRFTLVSWMIALTGQLLFGRTQIVFLEHYATLAAVGLFAAALTVAEMASQLPQLFLSALLPRFSEQSGQGAHDHMMRLYRTMTALMALVMFPLCLGLAAITPVLVPLIFGDEFAEAASVASILLIVVGICSVGGTNNNLMLSLSKTKILVVSNAVGLAALILLSFLVIPRYGLMGAAWSRGIVQVLVIAIEIICTAIQTGFHPPYRALGAITLAAVTQGAVAYVVVLNIGGAWSLVVALPAAIITYLIGLRVFAILPMVDPTLPSRLMSHTPARLEPLISRVLRLLVPPTAGRAEQD; this is encoded by the coding sequence TTGGCGCCGCCGAATTTTGCCCGCAACACACTTCTCGGCGCCATCTCCGGTGCCGCCGTCACTCTCTCCGGCTTCGTCGGCAGCGCGATTGCCGCCCGACTGCTCGGGCCTGACGACCTTGGCGTCGTTGCCTACATCATCTGGTGCATCACGCTCACCGTGGCGGTCGCGACCGTGGGCAGCGATGTCGTACAGCAGCGATTCATCCCCAGCCTCCGTGCCATGGGCAGAGACGATGAGGTAGCCGCCCTGGTCGGAGCGATCCTGCGGCTGTCCGTGGCTGTCGCGATCGTGGCTGCGGTGGTCTTGTTCTTCTACCTTGACGGGCCAGGCAGAGGTGCACTCACCGGGCTTTCCGATACCTCCCAGATCGTCGTCATCGCAGTCGCTTTGACGTGGTTCATCTGCTGGAGACTGTCTGACCTGTATCTCTACAATCTCAGAGGCGAGCAGCAATTCGACAAGCTCGCTCGCATCTCCTCCGTCTCGGCTCTGCTGAGGGTGACAACAACGGTGCTCGGCGCCTGGCTGTTCGGGGTCCCAGGTGCTCTCGCCGGCAATATCGCCGCCACTATCCTCCCCGCCCGCCGGGCCTTGCCGCTGCTACGCAACAAGCCCCGCGTCCGTCCGGACCTCAGACAAGAAGTCTTCAGGTTCACGCTGGTGAGCTGGATGATCGCGCTGACCGGCCAGCTGTTGTTCGGCCGAACGCAGATCGTCTTCCTCGAGCACTACGCCACGCTCGCCGCCGTTGGCCTGTTCGCGGCCGCACTGACTGTGGCCGAGATGGCGTCGCAACTGCCGCAGCTCTTCCTGTCGGCCCTGCTCCCACGTTTCAGCGAGCAGAGCGGTCAAGGCGCCCACGACCACATGATGCGCCTGTACCGGACGATGACCGCGCTGATGGCGTTGGTGATGTTTCCGCTCTGCCTCGGCCTTGCGGCGATCACGCCGGTATTGGTCCCGCTGATCTTCGGTGATGAATTCGCCGAAGCCGCCTCGGTTGCATCGATACTGCTGATCGTCGTTGGGATCTGCAGTGTCGGCGGTACCAACAACAACCTCATGCTGAGCCTGAGTAAGACCAAGATTCTCGTGGTGTCCAACGCCGTTGGCCTGGCCGCTCTGATCCTGCTGAGCTTCCTGGTGATACCCCGATACGGGTTGATGGGAGCAGCCTGGTCACGAGGGATCGTCCAAGTACTGGTCATTGCCATCGAAATCATTTGCACGGCAATACAAACCGGATTCCACCCACCGTATCGCGCGCTGGGAGCGATAACGCTTGCGGCGGTGACACAGGGCGCGGTGGCGTATGTGGTGGTCTTAAACATAGGCGGCGCATGGTCGTTGGTGGTCGCCTTACCCGCCGCGATCATCACCTACCTCATCGGTCTTCGAGTATTTGCGATACTGCCGATGGTCGACCCCACGCTGCCGAGTCGACTCATGTCGCATACCCCTGCGCGGCTCGAACCGCTGATTTCCCGGGTCCTGCGGCTGCTGGTGCCGCCTACCGCGGGGCGCGCAGAACAGGATTAG
- the fgd gene encoding glucose-6-phosphate dehydrogenase (coenzyme-F420), translating to MAELKLGYKASAEQFAPRELVELAVLAEAHGMDSATVSDHFQPWRHEGGHAPFSLAWMTAVGERTKRLVLGTSVLTPTFRYNPAVIAQAFATMGCLYPDRIFLGVGTGESLNEIATGYEGEWPEFKERYARLRESVRLMRELWLGDRVDFEGEYYKTKGASIYDVPEGGIPIYIAAGGPQVAKYAGRAGDGFICTSGKGEELYKDKLIPAMKEGAEAAGKNPDDIDRMIEIKISYDTDPELALENTRFWAPLSLTAEQKTNIHDPLEMEKAADELPIEQVAKRWIVASDPDEAVEKVGDYVRYGLNHLVFHAPGHDQRRFLDLFQRDLEPRLRKLG from the coding sequence GTGGCTGAACTGAAACTGGGATACAAGGCGTCGGCGGAGCAGTTCGCGCCGCGCGAGTTGGTCGAGCTGGCGGTGCTGGCCGAGGCGCACGGGATGGACAGCGCGACGGTCAGCGACCACTTCCAGCCGTGGCGTCACGAGGGCGGGCATGCACCGTTCTCACTGGCGTGGATGACGGCGGTGGGGGAGCGCACCAAGCGGCTGGTCCTCGGCACGTCGGTGCTGACCCCGACCTTCCGATACAACCCCGCCGTGATTGCACAGGCGTTCGCCACGATGGGCTGTCTGTACCCGGATCGGATCTTCCTCGGGGTCGGCACCGGTGAATCGCTCAACGAGATCGCCACCGGCTACGAGGGCGAGTGGCCGGAGTTCAAGGAGCGGTACGCGCGGCTGCGCGAGTCGGTGCGGCTGATGCGGGAGCTGTGGCTGGGCGACCGGGTCGATTTCGAGGGTGAGTACTACAAGACCAAGGGTGCTTCGATCTACGACGTGCCCGAAGGTGGCATCCCGATCTACATCGCCGCGGGTGGTCCGCAGGTGGCCAAGTACGCCGGCCGTGCGGGTGACGGGTTCATCTGCACCTCCGGCAAGGGCGAGGAGCTCTACAAGGACAAGCTGATCCCGGCGATGAAAGAGGGTGCCGAGGCGGCGGGCAAGAACCCCGACGACATCGACCGGATGATCGAGATCAAGATCTCCTATGACACCGATCCCGAACTGGCGCTGGAGAATACCCGGTTCTGGGCGCCGCTGTCGCTGACGGCCGAGCAGAAGACCAACATCCACGATCCACTCGAGATGGAGAAGGCCGCCGACGAGCTGCCCATCGAGCAGGTCGCCAAGCGGTGGATCGTGGCTTCCGATCCCGACGAAGCGGTCGAGAAGGTCGGCGACTACGTAAGATACGGTCTCAACCACCTGGTGTTCCACGCCCCGGGCCACGATCAGCGCCGATTCCTCGACTTGTTCCAGCGGGATCTGGAGCCGCGGTTGCGCAAGTTGGGCTAA
- a CDS encoding SDR family oxidoreductase, producing the protein MDNIRGKTIAITGAARGIGFATARALLQRGARVVIGDRDVTLEESAVAQLSKLGPVSGYPLDVSDPESFATFLDKARADGGGHIDVLINNAGVMPVGPFLDHSDQAVRTAVEVNFYGVVTGCRLVLPEMVRRRSGHIVNIASMAGMLAVPGQALYAGTKFAVVGLSTGLADEYAPQGVQISCVMPTFTNTELISGTHTTAATKPVQPEDIAAAVVKALDNPTTSISVPGYSRFLATAVMFLPPRGRRWLSKKMGTDRVFLDFDTTARAAYEKRAQSATGVVEDAQQD; encoded by the coding sequence ATGGACAACATCCGGGGCAAGACCATCGCGATCACCGGCGCCGCCCGGGGTATCGGTTTCGCGACCGCACGGGCCCTTCTGCAGCGCGGCGCGCGCGTGGTCATCGGCGACCGCGATGTGACGCTCGAGGAGTCGGCCGTCGCCCAGCTCAGCAAGCTGGGGCCGGTCTCGGGCTACCCCCTCGACGTCAGTGATCCCGAGTCGTTCGCGACGTTCCTGGACAAGGCCCGCGCCGACGGCGGCGGACACATCGACGTGCTGATCAACAATGCCGGGGTCATGCCGGTCGGGCCGTTCCTCGACCACTCCGATCAGGCGGTGCGCACCGCCGTGGAGGTCAACTTCTACGGTGTGGTGACCGGCTGCCGCCTGGTGCTGCCGGAAATGGTCCGGCGCCGCAGCGGCCACATCGTCAACATCGCCTCGATGGCCGGCATGCTCGCGGTGCCCGGCCAGGCGCTCTACGCGGGAACCAAATTCGCCGTGGTCGGGCTGTCCACCGGGCTTGCGGACGAGTACGCGCCCCAGGGCGTCCAGATCAGTTGTGTCATGCCGACATTCACCAACACCGAACTGATCTCGGGCACTCACACCACCGCGGCCACCAAACCGGTGCAGCCCGAGGACATCGCCGCGGCGGTGGTCAAGGCATTGGACAATCCCACGACGTCGATCTCCGTTCCGGGTTACTCACGCTTCCTGGCCACGGCAGTGATGTTCCTGCCGCCCCGCGGCCGCCGTTGGCTGTCCAAGAAGATGGGCACCGACCGGGTGTTCCTCGACTTCGACACCACGGCCCGCGCCGCCTACGAGAAGCGAGCTCAGAGCGCCACCGGCGTCGTGGAGGACGCGCAGCAGGATTAG
- a CDS encoding MBL fold metallo-hydrolase, whose translation MAVALTAITDRVHMAQTPLVNWTVVADDAGVMLIDAGFPGSRDDVLGSLRKLGFGPTDVTAILLTHAHVDHLGTAIWIANTHGTPVYCHADEVGHAKREYLQQASPVDLVRHAWQPRWVKWSLDIVRKGALIHDGIPTADVLTPAIAETLPGRPLAVPTPGHTGGHCSYVVDNVLISGDALVTGHPLSPVKGPQLLHRVFNHDEPGCVRSLSALAMLDVDVLIPGHGDLWTGPVRDAARQATPA comes from the coding sequence ATGGCCGTGGCCCTGACCGCTATCACCGACCGCGTGCACATGGCGCAGACGCCGCTGGTCAATTGGACGGTGGTCGCCGACGACGCGGGTGTGATGTTGATCGACGCCGGATTCCCCGGCAGCCGCGATGACGTCCTGGGCTCGCTGCGGAAACTCGGGTTCGGCCCGACCGATGTGACGGCAATCCTGCTGACCCACGCCCACGTCGACCACCTCGGCACGGCGATCTGGATCGCCAACACGCACGGCACCCCGGTCTACTGCCATGCCGACGAGGTCGGCCACGCCAAACGCGAGTATCTGCAGCAGGCATCCCCGGTCGATCTGGTGCGGCATGCCTGGCAACCCCGCTGGGTGAAGTGGTCGCTGGACATCGTGCGCAAGGGCGCGCTGATCCACGACGGCATTCCGACCGCGGATGTCCTCACCCCGGCGATAGCCGAGACGCTGCCCGGCCGGCCGTTGGCGGTGCCGACACCGGGCCACACCGGCGGCCACTGCTCCTACGTCGTCGACAACGTCCTGATCAGTGGCGACGCCCTGGTGACCGGGCATCCGTTGTCGCCGGTCAAGGGTCCGCAGTTACTGCACCGGGTGTTCAACCATGACGAGCCGGGCTGTGTGCGCAGCCTGTCAGCGCTGGCGATGCTGGACGTCGATGTGCTGATTCCCGGGCACGGCGATCTGTGGACCGGACCGGTTCGGGACGCGGCGCGTCAGGCGACGCCGGCCTGA
- a CDS encoding LLM class flavin-dependent oxidoreductase translates to MAQNLLHLGIALDGYGWHPRAWQQTLAADPAISPVTSGRYWAELARTAERGLLDFLTIDDSFIAAPGRREGTVPHRLAGRADAVLVAARIAPVTHHIGLIPVATVTHTEPFHVSKAIATLDFVSRGRAGWQVRVSPSEDEAAAFGRRSVPDGNELFDEATDFVDVVRRLWDSWEDDAVIRDVSTGRYVDRDKLHYIDFVGKYFSVKGPSITPRPPQGQTVVGALAHAKRVYEFADASADLVFITPTDEESVREIVNQVSIAKPIADLVVSFGGGDDFGSDALIFTGSPAQLVELLVGWHDLGVPGFRLRPAVNATDLPIIVDEVVPLLQRTGRFRTGYRDDETLRERFGLPAAVNRYATAGVS, encoded by the coding sequence ATGGCGCAAAACCTTCTGCATCTCGGTATCGCGCTCGACGGCTACGGATGGCACCCGCGGGCATGGCAGCAGACCCTGGCCGCCGACCCGGCGATCAGCCCGGTGACGTCCGGCCGGTACTGGGCCGAGCTCGCGCGCACGGCCGAACGCGGGCTGCTGGACTTTCTGACCATCGACGACAGCTTCATCGCTGCGCCCGGGCGCCGGGAGGGGACTGTCCCGCACCGGCTCGCGGGGCGGGCTGACGCCGTTCTGGTCGCGGCCAGGATCGCGCCGGTCACCCACCACATCGGGCTCATTCCGGTGGCCACCGTCACCCACACCGAACCGTTCCATGTTTCCAAGGCGATAGCGACGCTGGATTTCGTCTCTCGAGGCCGGGCCGGCTGGCAAGTCCGAGTCAGCCCGTCCGAAGACGAGGCGGCGGCGTTCGGCCGGCGAAGCGTGCCCGACGGCAACGAATTATTCGACGAGGCAACCGACTTCGTCGATGTGGTGCGACGTTTGTGGGACAGCTGGGAGGACGACGCCGTCATCCGCGATGTCAGCACCGGCCGCTACGTCGACCGCGACAAGCTGCACTACATCGACTTCGTCGGCAAGTACTTCTCGGTCAAAGGCCCGTCGATCACGCCACGCCCGCCGCAGGGCCAAACCGTGGTGGGCGCGCTCGCCCACGCGAAGCGGGTCTACGAATTCGCCGACGCGTCAGCCGATCTGGTTTTCATCACCCCGACTGATGAGGAGTCGGTTCGGGAGATTGTGAACCAGGTGAGCATCGCCAAGCCGATCGCCGATCTCGTGGTGAGCTTCGGCGGCGGGGACGACTTCGGTTCTGATGCACTGATATTCACCGGTAGTCCGGCTCAGCTGGTGGAGCTGCTGGTGGGGTGGCACGACCTCGGCGTGCCCGGGTTCCGCCTGCGCCCGGCGGTCAATGCCACCGACCTGCCGATCATCGTCGACGAGGTGGTCCCACTGTTGCAGCGGACCGGACGGTTCCGCACCGGCTACCGGGACGACGAGACCCTGCGGGAACGGTTCGGCCTGCCGGCCGCCGTCAACCGCTACGCGACAGCGGGCGTGTCATGA
- a CDS encoding NtaA/DmoA family FMN-dependent monooxygenase (This protein belongs to a clade of FMN-dependent monooxygenases, within a broader family of flavin-dependent oxidoreductases, the luciferase-like monooxygenase (LMM) family, some of whose members use coenzyme F420 rather than FMN.) translates to MTREGKQRKQVHLSAHFPGVNNTTVWSDPESGSQVDFDSFVHLARKAEEGLFDFFFLAEGLRLREHRGRIHDLDVVGRPDTFTVLAALAAVTEHIGLAGTINTTFNEPFEVSRQFASLDHLSDGRAAWNMVTSSDAFTGENFRRGGFLDHADRYRRAEEFVTVAREFWDSWDTDSERIRTVSHRGPQFDVRGVATLSGGRQGHPVLLQAGDSDEGRDFGAKHADALFTGHGALDDGQRYYTDVKSRAVAHGRNPDHLKVFPAATFVLGDSAADAEEKARHIRRQQVSPQTAIAMLEQVWQRDLSGYDPDGPLPDVEPADDPTVTQGRVRHGDPKALAASWRQRAEADNLSIRELVIAVTSRQQFVGTADHVAAEIDRHVQADACDGFILVPHLTPHGLDAFIDTVVPLLQERGVYRTEYEGSTLRENLGLKPPERSSQAGVA, encoded by the coding sequence ATGACTCGAGAAGGTAAGCAGCGCAAGCAAGTACACCTGTCTGCGCACTTCCCCGGGGTGAACAACACCACGGTGTGGTCCGATCCGGAGTCGGGTAGTCAGGTGGACTTCGACTCCTTTGTCCACCTCGCCCGCAAGGCCGAAGAGGGGTTGTTCGACTTCTTCTTCCTGGCCGAGGGGTTGCGACTGCGTGAGCACCGCGGGCGGATCCACGACCTGGATGTGGTGGGCCGCCCCGATACCTTCACGGTGCTGGCGGCGCTCGCGGCCGTCACCGAGCACATCGGTTTAGCGGGCACGATCAACACCACGTTCAACGAACCGTTCGAAGTGTCACGGCAGTTCGCCAGCCTCGACCATCTCTCGGACGGGCGCGCCGCATGGAACATGGTGACGTCCTCGGATGCGTTCACCGGCGAAAACTTCAGACGCGGTGGATTTCTCGACCACGCCGACCGTTACCGTCGCGCCGAGGAATTCGTCACGGTCGCCCGAGAGTTCTGGGACAGCTGGGATACCGACTCCGAGCGTATCCGGACGGTGTCGCACCGCGGGCCGCAGTTCGACGTCCGCGGGGTGGCTACCCTGTCCGGCGGGCGGCAGGGACACCCGGTGTTACTGCAGGCCGGTGACTCCGACGAGGGCCGGGACTTCGGCGCCAAGCACGCCGACGCGTTGTTCACCGGGCACGGCGCACTCGACGACGGGCAGCGCTACTACACCGACGTCAAATCCCGCGCGGTCGCACACGGCCGAAACCCGGATCACCTCAAGGTGTTTCCGGCCGCGACGTTCGTGCTGGGCGACAGCGCCGCCGACGCGGAAGAGAAGGCGCGCCATATCCGGCGCCAACAGGTCAGCCCGCAGACCGCGATCGCGATGCTCGAACAGGTCTGGCAGCGCGACCTGTCCGGTTACGACCCGGACGGGCCGCTGCCCGACGTCGAACCCGCCGATGACCCGACGGTCACGCAGGGCCGGGTCCGGCACGGTGACCCCAAGGCGCTGGCCGCCTCCTGGCGGCAGCGGGCCGAGGCCGACAACCTGTCCATCCGCGAACTGGTCATCGCGGTCACCAGCCGGCAGCAGTTCGTCGGGACCGCCGACCATGTCGCGGCCGAGATCGACCGGCATGTGCAGGCCGACGCCTGCGACGGGTTCATCCTGGTGCCGCACCTGACGCCGCACGGGCTGGACGCCTTCATCGACACCGTCGTGCCGCTGCTGCAGGAGCGCGGCGTATACCGCACCGAGTACGAGGGCAGCACCCTGCGGGAGAACCTCGGACTCAAGCCGCCCGAGCGCTCCAGTCAGGCCGGCGTCGCCTGA